The genomic segment AGGTTGCAGAACGTCAGTCTGTACAGATTGCAATGCGTGATGAAGGTTTGATTCCTTAATCTCAAAATTTTGAAAAAGCGCCATAGGGCGCTTTTTTTTATTGCTTTCAAAGTGATTATTGATATTTAGTCAATAATGATTTGCAGATTTACTACTTTTTAGCAATAAGCAGAGTCTATATAGTGCCTGCATAAATTTTTGGTTTCAGGTTCTTCCTATGAAAAATATTTTATTAATTAATGGTGCTAAAGCTTTTGCCCATTCGAATGGTCAGTTAAATGATACTTTGGCCGAACTGGCACAAGAAGTATTAACAAAGCTCGGGCATCAGGTTCAGGTGACTCGTGCTGATAGTGAATATGATGCAAAAGCAGAAGTGGAAAAATACCTCTGGGCAGATACGGTCATTTACCAAATGCCAGGCTGGTGGATGGGTGCGCCGTGGCCAGTGAAAAAGTATATTGATGATGTTTTTACCGAAGGGCATGGCAGCCTGTATGCAAATGATGGTCGCTCACGTTCAGATGCTTCAAAAAAATATGGCTCAGGTGGCCTGATTCACGATAAAAATTATATGTTATCTCTTACCTGGAATGCACCTATGGATGCGTTTACGGATACCGAGCAATTTTTTCATGGCGTAGGCGTAGATGGCGTTTACCTACCTTTTCATAAAGCCAACCAATTCTTGGGGATGCAAGCTTTACCAACATTTATTGTGAATGATGTAATTAAAGCCCCTGAAGTTGAAGCGTATATCGCACAGTACCGTGAACATTTAACTCAAATTTTTGCTTAATCAGGAGATATGACCATGCTAACCGTTATTGCTGAAATCATCTGTCATTCGGAACAAGATATGAAAATAGTGCTGGATTCATTTAACAACATCCGCGCACAGGTATTACAAGAGCCGGGCTGTCATCTTTATGATATCTATATTGATCATCCAGCGGTTGAGAGCCGATTACAGACTAAAGTGCCTTTTTCAATCATGATGTTTGAAAAATGGGAAAGTATTCAGCATCTGGAAACCCACATGCATAGTGTAAATATGCAGCAGCATGCTAAGGCCACTAAAGGTGCGGTTGAGAGCGTAAAGATTCGAATTTTAGAAGCGCTTTAAGCTGTAAGTCTCAGTTTGAAAGAGTTTGTGATATTTAATTTTATTCGAACTCTTGTGGCTGATTAAATTGAACCTGTTCAAATTTTAATGCGTAGCGGTGTTTTAAGGTGGACCATTGAACTTTGGCAGGTTGCGTCTGTTCTGAAAATTCATTTTCATCTGTTGTAGTTTTTACCTTGCCTGTTAAAAAGTTAATGCTTCGTGCTGTACTCTCACCCGAGGCACGGTGAAAATCATCTACATCATAGCCAATCAATTTAAAAGCATTATCCTGGTATCGAAAGGTATAAGTATGATTGGTTACATACCATGAACCACAGCTTAGCCAGTAATGTAAATGAACCCGAAGTACACCTTTTTGAATGCTTAAGGCTTCGGATTCACCAAGTGGATCAGCGAGGCAAGGCGACTCTACATCACCTTCGGTTGGCAAAGTAGTATTACTAGCTACAAGCTGATAACTATTTTCTTGCTTGAATAAAATCAAAAGTTTTCGTTTGTTGCTATTCAGAACATGATTGCCTACACCTGCATTTGCAACAAAGTTTTCGGGATTAGTATCTTCAATAATCAGCGTTAGATCTGCTTGACCGTCCTGATTTAAATCGCCTTGCGCTGTTTCCAAAATTTTCCAATTTTTCGGAACAAATGACTGATAGCTTGATTTTAGAGAACTGCCTGTCTGAGGTGTTGCACATGCACTTTGTGTAAATGCTATACACAGCAGGGTGCTAAATAGGAAAGGCAGTTTGATCTGATGAAGCATCGGTTTAAATTCCTTTTATTTATAATTTTATTGATGGTCAAAGCTGAGTGATAAGTTTAGCAAAATAGGTTGAGTCATCTCTTTGAATATTGGATAGATATTTATGGTGAACTTTTAATATTCAATCTTCAAATTTAAATTGGGTATCTAAATTTAAAAGTTCAGGAGTTTGCTGGAAA from the Acinetobacter sp. YWS30-1 genome contains:
- a CDS encoding putative quinol monooxygenase, with translation MLTVIAEIICHSEQDMKIVLDSFNNIRAQVLQEPGCHLYDIYIDHPAVESRLQTKVPFSIMMFEKWESIQHLETHMHSVNMQQHAKATKGAVESVKIRILEAL
- a CDS encoding NAD(P)H-dependent oxidoreductase, translated to MKNILLINGAKAFAHSNGQLNDTLAELAQEVLTKLGHQVQVTRADSEYDAKAEVEKYLWADTVIYQMPGWWMGAPWPVKKYIDDVFTEGHGSLYANDGRSRSDASKKYGSGGLIHDKNYMLSLTWNAPMDAFTDTEQFFHGVGVDGVYLPFHKANQFLGMQALPTFIVNDVIKAPEVEAYIAQYREHLTQIFA